The following proteins come from a genomic window of Alosa sapidissima isolate fAloSap1 chromosome 20, fAloSap1.pri, whole genome shotgun sequence:
- the reep2 gene encoding receptor expression-enhancing protein 2 isoform X2, producing the protein MVSWIISRIVVLAFGTLYPAYSSYKAVKTKNVKEYVKWMMYWIVFAFFTTAETITDLLLSWFPFYFELKIAFVIWLLSPYTKGSSVLYRKFVHPTLSNKEKEIDEYITQARDRSYETMMRFGKRGLNLAANAAVTAATKGVLSEKLRSFSMQDLTLIQDDQELLDPSEDMSTGSQTLPRARSTSRQTRSAAAVAAVVAEDAHHSSSDQSDTRTEHSDEDVVEKTTTVKRTPSVKAVKKPAATKTETTKTVKKQPKKKTTAAAGKEAETP; encoded by the exons ATGGTGTCGTGGATCATTTCTCGGATAGTTGT TCTGGCTTTTGGAACCCTCTATCCAGCCTACTCATCCTACAAAGCTGTGAAAACGAAGAATGTGAAAGAATAT GTGAAATGGATGATGTACTGGATAGTGTTTGCGTTCTTCACCACGGCGGAAACGATCACAGATCTGCTTCTCTCATG GTTTCCCTTTTACTTTGAGCTGAAGATAGCCTTTGTCATCTGGCTGCTGTCGCCATACACAAAGGGTTCCAGCGTTCTCTATCGCAAGTTTGTGCACCCCACCCTCTCCAACAAGGAAAAG GAGATTGATGAATACATCACTCAGGCGCGAGACCGCAGTTATGAGACCATGATGCGGTTTGGCAAGCGAGGCCTGAATCTGGCCGCCAATGCCGCAGTCACAGCAGCCACCAAG GGTGTCTTGTCCGAGAAGCTGCGCAGTTTCAGCATGCAGGATCTGACGCTCATTCAGGACGACCAGGAGCTGCTGGACCCTTCGGAGGATATGAGCACTGGCAGCCAGACCCTCCCACGCGCACGCAGCACATCACGCCAAA CGCGATCCGCGGCGGCAGTGGCGGCTGTCGTGGCTGAGGACGCGCATCACAGCTCCAGCGACCAGTCGGACACCAGGACCGAGCACTCGGACGAGGACGTGGTGGAGAAAACGACGACTGTGAAGCGCACGCCCAGTGTGAAGGCGGTCAAGAAACCAGCCGCCACCAAAACGGAG ACGACTAAGACGGTGAAGAAACAGCCAAAGAAGAAGACCACCGCTGCAGCTGGCAAAGAGGCCGAGACGCCCTGA
- the reep2 gene encoding receptor expression-enhancing protein 2 isoform X1, with protein MVSWIISRIVVLAFGTLYPAYSSYKAVKTKNVKEYVKWMMYWIVFAFFTTAETITDLLLSWFPFYFELKIAFVIWLLSPYTKGSSVLYRKFVHPTLSNKEKEIDEYITQARDRSYETMMRFGKRGLNLAANAAVTAATKGQGVLSEKLRSFSMQDLTLIQDDQELLDPSEDMSTGSQTLPRARSTSRQTRSAAAVAAVVAEDAHHSSSDQSDTRTEHSDEDVVEKTTTVKRTPSVKAVKKPAATKTETTKTVKKQPKKKTTAAAGKEAETP; from the exons ATGGTGTCGTGGATCATTTCTCGGATAGTTGT TCTGGCTTTTGGAACCCTCTATCCAGCCTACTCATCCTACAAAGCTGTGAAAACGAAGAATGTGAAAGAATAT GTGAAATGGATGATGTACTGGATAGTGTTTGCGTTCTTCACCACGGCGGAAACGATCACAGATCTGCTTCTCTCATG GTTTCCCTTTTACTTTGAGCTGAAGATAGCCTTTGTCATCTGGCTGCTGTCGCCATACACAAAGGGTTCCAGCGTTCTCTATCGCAAGTTTGTGCACCCCACCCTCTCCAACAAGGAAAAG GAGATTGATGAATACATCACTCAGGCGCGAGACCGCAGTTATGAGACCATGATGCGGTTTGGCAAGCGAGGCCTGAATCTGGCCGCCAATGCCGCAGTCACAGCAGCCACCAAG GGGCAGGGTGTCTTGTCCGAGAAGCTGCGCAGTTTCAGCATGCAGGATCTGACGCTCATTCAGGACGACCAGGAGCTGCTGGACCCTTCGGAGGATATGAGCACTGGCAGCCAGACCCTCCCACGCGCACGCAGCACATCACGCCAAA CGCGATCCGCGGCGGCAGTGGCGGCTGTCGTGGCTGAGGACGCGCATCACAGCTCCAGCGACCAGTCGGACACCAGGACCGAGCACTCGGACGAGGACGTGGTGGAGAAAACGACGACTGTGAAGCGCACGCCCAGTGTGAAGGCGGTCAAGAAACCAGCCGCCACCAAAACGGAG ACGACTAAGACGGTGAAGAAACAGCCAAAGAAGAAGACCACCGCTGCAGCTGGCAAAGAGGCCGAGACGCCCTGA